From Oreochromis niloticus isolate F11D_XX linkage group LG14, O_niloticus_UMD_NMBU, whole genome shotgun sequence, one genomic window encodes:
- the LOC100698432 gene encoding extracellular calcium-sensing receptor isoform X1, with product MSLLMKSAVSLFVYLFVHVKFVSLSLSQWLCFLFYCGGRCLLCIMFSFASPVSLLLICPCCVPSCLHFPIYSCVFIYFPERMNPLWMTLTKYSLSWRRARLVLFSLLWTGIFAYSSYQDQCEIIPGTMSLPALEKKGDIILGGLFSLHDMVVEPSLSFTSTPPSTQCMRFNFRTFRWMQTMIFAIEEINRKGNLLPNITLGYKIYDSCSTPHQALKAVLELMGTENNSGGNTHQQGVCRESIPAVIGDGGSTQSLVVAHFLGVFHVPQVSYFSSCACLSDKNKFPAFLRTMPSDFFQVDALLQLVKHFGWTWVGVIAGDDDYGRGGANIFINEVTKLGACVALHEIIPKNRAQSTISSIVSNIQSSGVWVILVFAVEQDAAVLFDEVLRMELAGIQWLASEAWSTAAILSTPRKYHHILQGSMGFAIRRADIPGLRDFLLRLNPLSSDASNDPFLAPFWEEVFQCSLGVQAEDQKYNTEGKPPCSGTEELQSIANIYSDVSQLRISYNVYKAVYALAHAIKAMRSCVKGKGPFLQQACPDMDNIKPWQLLHYIKQVKYFNTFGDETKFDENGDPTAMYDLVNWQLKPNGKMDFVTVGKFDETTAASHHKLQIQEENILWTGNQTKVPLSVCSNVCPPGTRKAIRPNFPICCHDCVVCAAGEISNQTDAIECIRCLPEFWSSAEKTACIPKQMEFLSFSDTMGIILMVISLTGIFSTCFVVFIFYCHRSTPIVRANNSELSFLLLLSLTLCFLCSLIFISQPSKLSCLLRHTAFGITFVLCISCILGKTIVVLIAFKATLPGSHVMKWFGPLQQRIIITFCTLVQVIICTVWLVVAPPMPQKLMPRDSPIVILLCDKGSHLAYALVLGYIGLLACLCLVLAFLARKLPDNFNEARIITFSMIIFCAVWIAFIPAYISSPGKYSTVTEVFAILASSYGLLGCIFAPKCYIVLLRPEKNTRKHLMSKTSASKRF from the exons ATGTCCCTCCTCATGAAGTCAGCCGTGTCTCTGTTTGTTTACCTTTTTGTCCATGTCAAGTTCGtgtctttgtctctgtctcAGTGGTTatgctttctgttttattgtggtGGCCGGTGTCTCTTGTGCATTATGTTCAGCTTTGCTTCACCTGTGTCGTTACTCCTGATTTGCCCATGCTGTGTTCCCAGCTGTCTCCACTTCCCCATCTActcctgtgtgt ttatttattttccagAAAGGATGAACCCTTTATGGATGACATTAACTAAGTATAGTCTTTCATGGAGAAGAGCTAGGCTTGTCCTCTTTAGTCTTTTGTGGACAGGGATTTTTGCCTATAGCTCGTACCAAGATCAATGTGAGATAATTCCTGGCACGATGAGCCTACCTGCACTGGAAAAAAAGGGGGACATCATATTAGGAGGACTCTTCTCCCTCCATGACATGGTGGTGGAGCCCAGTCTGTCTTTCACTTCTACACCTCCGTCTACACAGTGCATGAG GTTTAATTTTCGGACATTCCGTTGGATGCAAACTATGATCTTTGCCATTGAGGAAATTAACAGAAAGGGCAATCTCCTTCCGAACATCACACTGGGCTATAAGATATATGATTCATGCAGTACACCCCATCAGGCTCTAAAGGCTGTATTAGAGTTAATGGGTACAGAGAACAATTCAGGAGGAAATACACACCAGCAAGGCGTCTGTCGTGAGTCCATACCAGCAGTGATTGGAGATGGGGGCTCTACTCAGTCTCTTGTAGTTGCTCATTTCTTGGGAGTCTTTCATGTGCCACAG gtTAGCTATTTCTCAAGCTGTGCATGTCTCAGTGACAAAAACAAGTTCCCCGCCTTTTTAAGGACCATGCCCAGTGACTTCTTCCAG GTAGATGCACTACTACAACTTGTCAAGCATTTTGGCTGGACTTGGGTGGGTGTGATTGCAGGGGATGATGATTATGGTCGTGGTGGGGCTAATATCTTTATAAATGAG GTTACAAAGTTGGGTGCTTGTGTTGCTCTTCATGAAATTATACCTAAGAACAGAGCGCAGAGCACGATATCATCTATTGTTTCCAACATCCAATCATCTGGGGTTTGGGTGATTCTGGTGTTTGCTGTGGAACAAGATGCAGCAGTTCTGTTTGATGAAGTGCTCAG AATGGAGCTTGCTGGGATACAATGGCTGGCCAGTGAGGCTTGGAGCACAGCTGCCATTCTTTCCACCCCTAGAAAGTACCATCACATCCTCCAGGGTTCGATGGGATTTGCCATTCGGCGAGCAGACATACCTGGATTGCGAGATTTCCTTCTTCGTTTGAATCCCTTAAGCTCAGATGCAAGTAATGATCCCTTCCTGGCACCCTTCTGGGAAGAGGTGTTTCAGTGCAGTCTGGGTGTACAGGCTGAAGATCAAAAATATAATACTGAGGGTAAACCTCCATGCTCTGGAACAGAAGAGTTGCAGAGCATAGCAAATATCTATTCAGATGTGTCACAGCTAAGGATTTCCTACAATGTCTATAAAGCTGTGTATGCCCTTGCCCATGCAATCAAGGCTATGAGAAGCTGTGTGAAAGGAAAAGGACCATTTCTTCAGCAAGCATGTCCAGATATGGACAATATAAAGCCATGGCAG CTGCTTCATTATATAAAACAGGTAAAATATTTCAACACTTTTGGTGACGAAACAAAGTTTGATGAGAATGGCGACCCTACAGCCATGTATGACCTTGTTAACTGGCAGCTGAAGCCAAATGGAAAAATGGATTTTGTCACTGTAGGTAAATTTGATGAGACGACTGCAGCTTCACACCATAAACTTCAAATCCAGGAAGAGAACATTTTATGGACTGGTAACCAAACCAAA GTTCCCTTGTCAGTATGCAGCAATGTTTGTCCCCCAGGGACCCGGAAAGCAATCAGACCTAACTTCCCTATCTGCTGCCATGATTGTGTGGTTTGTGCAGCTGGGGAGATTAGCAATCAGACTG ATGCCATAGAGTGTATCCGATGCCTGCCAGAGTTCTGGTCCAGTGCTGAGAAGACTGCCTGCATCCCCAAACAGATGGAATTCCTTTCCTTTAGTGACACTATGGGAATCATTCTGATGGTTATTTCCCTCACTGGCATCTTCAGCACCTGCTTTGTGGTCTTTATATTCTACTGTCACAGAAGCACCCCCATTGTTAGGGCTAATAACTCTGAACTGAGCTTCCTGCTACTCTTGTCTTTGactctgtgtttcctgtgttcCCTGATCTTCATCAGTCAGCCCTCTAAGTTGTCCTGCCTGCTGCGCCACACAGCATTTGGAATTACCTTTGTCCTCTGTATCTCCTGCATTCTGGGGAAAACTATAGTGGTCCTAATTGCCTTCAAGGCTACACTTCCAGGCAGTCATGTCATGAAATGGTTTGGGCCTTTGCAGCAAAGGATAATCATTACCTTTTGTACACTTGTCCAG gtaaTCATCTGTACAGTATGGCTGGTTGTTGCTCCCCCAATGCCACAAAAACTAATGCCACGTGATAGCCCTATTGTCATTCTTCTCTGTGACAAAGGTTCCCATCTAGCATATGCTCTGGTCCTGGGCTACATTGGCCTGCTGGCTtgcctctgtctcgtcttggcTTTTCTGGCGAGGAAACTTCCGGACAATTTCAATGAGGCCAGAATCATCACATTCAGTATGATAATTTTTTGTGCTGTGTGGATAGCATTTATTCCTGCCTACATCAGCTCTCCTGGAAAGTACTCCACAGTCACGGAGGTGTTTGCTATCTTGGCCTCAAGTTATGGATTGCTGGGCTGCATCTTTGCCCCCAAGTGCTACATAGTCCTACTAAGGCCGGAAAAGAACACAAGGAAACATCTCATGTCCAAAACATCAGCATCCAAAAGATTTTAg
- the LOC100698432 gene encoding extracellular calcium-sensing receptor isoform X2 — protein MYIVIYFPERMNPLWMTLTKYSLSWRRARLVLFSLLWTGIFAYSSYQDQCEIIPGTMSLPALEKKGDIILGGLFSLHDMVVEPSLSFTSTPPSTQCMRFNFRTFRWMQTMIFAIEEINRKGNLLPNITLGYKIYDSCSTPHQALKAVLELMGTENNSGGNTHQQGVCRESIPAVIGDGGSTQSLVVAHFLGVFHVPQVSYFSSCACLSDKNKFPAFLRTMPSDFFQVDALLQLVKHFGWTWVGVIAGDDDYGRGGANIFINEVTKLGACVALHEIIPKNRAQSTISSIVSNIQSSGVWVILVFAVEQDAAVLFDEVLRMELAGIQWLASEAWSTAAILSTPRKYHHILQGSMGFAIRRADIPGLRDFLLRLNPLSSDASNDPFLAPFWEEVFQCSLGVQAEDQKYNTEGKPPCSGTEELQSIANIYSDVSQLRISYNVYKAVYALAHAIKAMRSCVKGKGPFLQQACPDMDNIKPWQLLHYIKQVKYFNTFGDETKFDENGDPTAMYDLVNWQLKPNGKMDFVTVGKFDETTAASHHKLQIQEENILWTGNQTKVPLSVCSNVCPPGTRKAIRPNFPICCHDCVVCAAGEISNQTDAIECIRCLPEFWSSAEKTACIPKQMEFLSFSDTMGIILMVISLTGIFSTCFVVFIFYCHRSTPIVRANNSELSFLLLLSLTLCFLCSLIFISQPSKLSCLLRHTAFGITFVLCISCILGKTIVVLIAFKATLPGSHVMKWFGPLQQRIIITFCTLVQVIICTVWLVVAPPMPQKLMPRDSPIVILLCDKGSHLAYALVLGYIGLLACLCLVLAFLARKLPDNFNEARIITFSMIIFCAVWIAFIPAYISSPGKYSTVTEVFAILASSYGLLGCIFAPKCYIVLLRPEKNTRKHLMSKTSASKRF, from the exons ATGTATatagttatttattttccagAAAGGATGAACCCTTTATGGATGACATTAACTAAGTATAGTCTTTCATGGAGAAGAGCTAGGCTTGTCCTCTTTAGTCTTTTGTGGACAGGGATTTTTGCCTATAGCTCGTACCAAGATCAATGTGAGATAATTCCTGGCACGATGAGCCTACCTGCACTGGAAAAAAAGGGGGACATCATATTAGGAGGACTCTTCTCCCTCCATGACATGGTGGTGGAGCCCAGTCTGTCTTTCACTTCTACACCTCCGTCTACACAGTGCATGAG GTTTAATTTTCGGACATTCCGTTGGATGCAAACTATGATCTTTGCCATTGAGGAAATTAACAGAAAGGGCAATCTCCTTCCGAACATCACACTGGGCTATAAGATATATGATTCATGCAGTACACCCCATCAGGCTCTAAAGGCTGTATTAGAGTTAATGGGTACAGAGAACAATTCAGGAGGAAATACACACCAGCAAGGCGTCTGTCGTGAGTCCATACCAGCAGTGATTGGAGATGGGGGCTCTACTCAGTCTCTTGTAGTTGCTCATTTCTTGGGAGTCTTTCATGTGCCACAG gtTAGCTATTTCTCAAGCTGTGCATGTCTCAGTGACAAAAACAAGTTCCCCGCCTTTTTAAGGACCATGCCCAGTGACTTCTTCCAG GTAGATGCACTACTACAACTTGTCAAGCATTTTGGCTGGACTTGGGTGGGTGTGATTGCAGGGGATGATGATTATGGTCGTGGTGGGGCTAATATCTTTATAAATGAG GTTACAAAGTTGGGTGCTTGTGTTGCTCTTCATGAAATTATACCTAAGAACAGAGCGCAGAGCACGATATCATCTATTGTTTCCAACATCCAATCATCTGGGGTTTGGGTGATTCTGGTGTTTGCTGTGGAACAAGATGCAGCAGTTCTGTTTGATGAAGTGCTCAG AATGGAGCTTGCTGGGATACAATGGCTGGCCAGTGAGGCTTGGAGCACAGCTGCCATTCTTTCCACCCCTAGAAAGTACCATCACATCCTCCAGGGTTCGATGGGATTTGCCATTCGGCGAGCAGACATACCTGGATTGCGAGATTTCCTTCTTCGTTTGAATCCCTTAAGCTCAGATGCAAGTAATGATCCCTTCCTGGCACCCTTCTGGGAAGAGGTGTTTCAGTGCAGTCTGGGTGTACAGGCTGAAGATCAAAAATATAATACTGAGGGTAAACCTCCATGCTCTGGAACAGAAGAGTTGCAGAGCATAGCAAATATCTATTCAGATGTGTCACAGCTAAGGATTTCCTACAATGTCTATAAAGCTGTGTATGCCCTTGCCCATGCAATCAAGGCTATGAGAAGCTGTGTGAAAGGAAAAGGACCATTTCTTCAGCAAGCATGTCCAGATATGGACAATATAAAGCCATGGCAG CTGCTTCATTATATAAAACAGGTAAAATATTTCAACACTTTTGGTGACGAAACAAAGTTTGATGAGAATGGCGACCCTACAGCCATGTATGACCTTGTTAACTGGCAGCTGAAGCCAAATGGAAAAATGGATTTTGTCACTGTAGGTAAATTTGATGAGACGACTGCAGCTTCACACCATAAACTTCAAATCCAGGAAGAGAACATTTTATGGACTGGTAACCAAACCAAA GTTCCCTTGTCAGTATGCAGCAATGTTTGTCCCCCAGGGACCCGGAAAGCAATCAGACCTAACTTCCCTATCTGCTGCCATGATTGTGTGGTTTGTGCAGCTGGGGAGATTAGCAATCAGACTG ATGCCATAGAGTGTATCCGATGCCTGCCAGAGTTCTGGTCCAGTGCTGAGAAGACTGCCTGCATCCCCAAACAGATGGAATTCCTTTCCTTTAGTGACACTATGGGAATCATTCTGATGGTTATTTCCCTCACTGGCATCTTCAGCACCTGCTTTGTGGTCTTTATATTCTACTGTCACAGAAGCACCCCCATTGTTAGGGCTAATAACTCTGAACTGAGCTTCCTGCTACTCTTGTCTTTGactctgtgtttcctgtgttcCCTGATCTTCATCAGTCAGCCCTCTAAGTTGTCCTGCCTGCTGCGCCACACAGCATTTGGAATTACCTTTGTCCTCTGTATCTCCTGCATTCTGGGGAAAACTATAGTGGTCCTAATTGCCTTCAAGGCTACACTTCCAGGCAGTCATGTCATGAAATGGTTTGGGCCTTTGCAGCAAAGGATAATCATTACCTTTTGTACACTTGTCCAG gtaaTCATCTGTACAGTATGGCTGGTTGTTGCTCCCCCAATGCCACAAAAACTAATGCCACGTGATAGCCCTATTGTCATTCTTCTCTGTGACAAAGGTTCCCATCTAGCATATGCTCTGGTCCTGGGCTACATTGGCCTGCTGGCTtgcctctgtctcgtcttggcTTTTCTGGCGAGGAAACTTCCGGACAATTTCAATGAGGCCAGAATCATCACATTCAGTATGATAATTTTTTGTGCTGTGTGGATAGCATTTATTCCTGCCTACATCAGCTCTCCTGGAAAGTACTCCACAGTCACGGAGGTGTTTGCTATCTTGGCCTCAAGTTATGGATTGCTGGGCTGCATCTTTGCCCCCAAGTGCTACATAGTCCTACTAAGGCCGGAAAAGAACACAAGGAAACATCTCATGTCCAAAACATCAGCATCCAAAAGATTTTAg